In Calothrix sp. PCC 7507, one DNA window encodes the following:
- a CDS encoding molybdopterin-binding protein, with amino-acid sequence MPRKEQGWVTFQTSEEERKILEEFCNNSQRTKTEILRELVRGLNKYSSPPVPLPTKEDAHTSEVEIISQKKPLKVSSRNILKGVVKRVVTGSVNTEVTLEIVHKVELTSMITKVSAEELELAEGAEAYAVIKSNDIVIARE; translated from the coding sequence ATGCCAAGAAAAGAACAAGGATGGGTTACATTTCAAACATCAGAAGAGGAGCGAAAAATACTAGAAGAGTTCTGTAACAATTCTCAAAGAACGAAAACTGAGATTTTACGGGAACTAGTGCGTGGTTTAAATAAGTATTCTTCGCCACCAGTACCACTGCCAACAAAGGAAGATGCTCATACTTCTGAAGTAGAAATTATTAGTCAAAAGAAACCACTCAAAGTTAGTTCCCGTAATATCCTGAAAGGTGTTGTTAAAAGAGTAGTTACAGGATCTGTGAATACGGAAGTGACGCTAGAGATTGTGCATAAAGTTGAGCTAACTTCGATGATTACCAAAGTCTCAGCAGAGGAGTTGGAACTAGCTGAGGGAGCAGAAGCCTATGCAGTCATTAAATCCAACGATATAGTTATTGCTAGAGAATAA
- a CDS encoding Fur family transcriptional regulator — translation MQHQANAIVQTLKSKGLRVTPQRFAVYANLLSRTDHPTVDQILTELNKDFPVSSQATIYSSLQALREVGLVREVLLEEGVCRYDANVGPHHHFCCCQCGAIEDITWDTFEYIQLQSLRPGLRGKTYEVTVQGICDRCDPE, via the coding sequence ATGCAGCACCAAGCAAACGCGATTGTTCAAACCTTAAAGTCTAAGGGTTTGAGGGTGACTCCTCAGCGGTTTGCGGTTTATGCAAATTTGTTATCTCGCACCGATCACCCTACAGTTGACCAAATTCTGACGGAACTGAATAAAGATTTTCCGGTGTCATCCCAGGCAACTATCTATAGTTCTCTGCAAGCACTCAGAGAAGTCGGACTTGTCAGGGAAGTACTGTTAGAAGAGGGTGTTTGTCGCTATGACGCAAATGTGGGACCCCATCATCACTTTTGCTGTTGTCAATGTGGGGCAATTGAAGATATTACCTGGGATACTTTTGAGTACATCCAGTTGCAGAGTCTGCGTCCTGGCTTGCGTGGCAAGACTTATGAGGTGACAGTCCAGGGTATATGCGATCGCTGTGATCCAGAATGA
- a CDS encoding cupin domain-containing protein encodes MEIQIEHQPSQERLKQLGVWEWSIWQKEVSKFPWTYDTQETCYFLTGDVKVTPDGGQPVQMGKGDLVTFPAGMLCTWEIISDVKKHYYFG; translated from the coding sequence ATGGAAATTCAAATTGAGCATCAACCAAGTCAAGAACGCCTCAAGCAATTAGGGGTGTGGGAATGGTCAATTTGGCAGAAAGAAGTCTCAAAATTCCCTTGGACTTATGATACTCAAGAGACTTGCTATTTTTTAACAGGTGATGTAAAAGTGACGCCTGATGGTGGACAGCCAGTGCAAATGGGTAAAGGTGATTTAGTGACTTTTCCCGCTGGTATGTTATGCACATGGGAAATTATCAGCGACGTGAAAAAACACTATTATTTTGGTTGA
- a CDS encoding Mo-dependent nitrogenase C-terminal domain-containing protein, with translation MIKVNNQRIILSAFINYASVKHQTASNHKLTQPKLDLLQPLRQWLDNVEIPNQKLAKLIAKYIPAQCPFERDIMLFGRKIGHIPPMCKLNPLYEQFVGLRFRALCYLVDQCGEDIQSYC, from the coding sequence ATGATCAAGGTAAATAATCAGCGCATCATTCTTTCTGCTTTTATTAACTATGCCAGCGTAAAGCATCAAACAGCTAGTAATCACAAGTTAACTCAACCTAAATTGGATTTACTACAACCATTACGTCAATGGCTAGATAATGTAGAAATCCCCAATCAAAAACTAGCTAAATTGATTGCCAAATATATTCCGGCGCAGTGTCCCTTCGAGCGTGATATCATGCTCTTCGGTCGCAAAATAGGACATATTCCTCCCATGTGTAAACTCAACCCTCTTTACGAGCAATTCGTAGGCTTGCGTTTTCGCGCTCTTTGTTATTTAGTTGATCAATGTGGAGAGGATATCCAGTCCTACTGCTAA
- a CDS encoding peroxiredoxin, with amino-acid sequence MAVITKVPNVVFKTRVRDESIGGTNPFRWQDRTTQEIFAGKRVVVFSLPGAFTPTCSTSHLPRYEELYQDFKALGVDQVICISVNDAFVMFQWGKQQGAQNVFLLPDGNGEFTRKMGMLVDKSNLGFGLRSWRYSMVVNDGNIEKIFIEPGFDDNCPTDPFEVSDADTMLAYLKEARTAVAV; translated from the coding sequence ATGGCTGTGATCACAAAAGTTCCTAACGTTGTCTTCAAAACCCGCGTCCGCGACGAATCTATTGGTGGGACCAACCCTTTTCGCTGGCAAGATCGCACCACTCAAGAAATTTTCGCTGGGAAGCGTGTTGTAGTATTTTCACTACCTGGAGCTTTTACCCCTACTTGTTCCACCTCACACCTACCCCGTTATGAGGAACTCTACCAAGACTTTAAAGCTTTGGGAGTTGATCAAGTGATTTGTATCTCTGTAAATGATGCCTTTGTGATGTTCCAATGGGGCAAGCAACAAGGCGCCCAAAACGTCTTCCTGCTCCCCGATGGCAATGGCGAATTTACCCGTAAGATGGGGATGTTAGTGGATAAATCTAACTTGGGCTTTGGTCTACGTTCTTGGCGCTACTCAATGGTAGTAAATGACGGCAACATTGAAAAGATTTTCATTGAGCCAGGTTTTGATGACAACTGCCCCACCGATCCGTTTGAAGTCTCTGATGCCGACACTATGTTAGCCTACCTGAAAGAGGCTAGAACGGCTGTCGCAGTTTAA
- a CDS encoding Crp/Fnr family transcriptional regulator has product MYSTNLSYNSAFKGQIPYRLFAKREMLPPRNDILWRIERGAVRTLTWSEDGTFITLGYWGSGDLIGSPLSKIKPYHIECLTHVEVSIVPPHLWYQDVNALLSRIQQGEELLSIVHRKPISLRLWQFLVWLSAKFGRDVEQGKLIDVNATHQEISEVLNTTRVTITRLLQEFEGEGKLLRRKRQIILRSPHLSPSHSLNN; this is encoded by the coding sequence ATGTATTCCACAAATTTGTCATATAACTCTGCTTTCAAAGGACAAATCCCTTATCGGCTATTTGCCAAGCGCGAAATGCTACCACCGCGTAATGATATCCTGTGGCGAATCGAACGCGGTGCCGTTCGTACCTTAACCTGGAGTGAAGACGGTACATTTATTACTCTGGGTTATTGGGGTTCCGGGGATTTGATTGGTTCTCCTTTATCGAAAATCAAGCCTTATCATATTGAATGTCTGACTCACGTAGAAGTCAGCATTGTCCCGCCTCATCTTTGGTATCAAGATGTCAACGCTTTATTGTCCCGCATTCAACAGGGAGAAGAACTTTTAAGCATTGTGCATCGTAAACCTATTTCTCTGCGTTTGTGGCAATTTTTGGTGTGGTTAAGTGCTAAATTTGGCCGTGATGTAGAACAGGGTAAGCTAATCGACGTAAATGCAACTCATCAGGAAATATCTGAAGTATTAAATACAACAAGAGTAACTATCACACGTCTCTTACAAGAGTTCGAGGGAGAGGGAAAACTATTGCGCCGCAAACGCCAAATTATTTTGCGATCGCCCCATCTGTCGCCTAGCCATTCACTCAACAACTGA
- a CDS encoding creatininase family protein has protein sequence MLLHLSTWQEVETYLETSKGIILPIGSTEQHGPTGLIGTDAICAEAIARGVGESTQAIVGPTINVGMALHHTAFPGTISLRPSTLIQLIRDYITSLAKAGFTKFYFINGHGGNIATLKAAFSETYAHLEDLQINNAQSVQCQVANWFMCGSVYKLAKELYGDQEGSHATPSEVAVTQYVYPEAIKQVPLSPEVGTGHKIYSAANFRLRYPDGRMGSNPALATPEHGKQFYELAVKELSNGYLEFLNAE, from the coding sequence ATGCTACTACATTTAAGTACCTGGCAGGAAGTTGAAACTTATCTAGAAACATCTAAGGGTATTATCCTGCCGATTGGTTCCACAGAACAACATGGGCCAACAGGGTTAATAGGAACTGATGCGATTTGTGCGGAAGCGATCGCCCGTGGTGTGGGAGAATCAACTCAAGCGATCGTTGGTCCTACAATCAATGTGGGGATGGCGCTGCACCATACCGCCTTTCCTGGTACGATAAGTCTGCGTCCTAGCACTTTGATTCAACTGATACGAGACTACATCACCTCTTTAGCCAAAGCAGGTTTTACCAAGTTCTACTTTATTAATGGACATGGTGGTAACATCGCCACCCTCAAAGCGGCTTTTTCTGAAACTTACGCCCACTTAGAAGATTTGCAAATTAATAATGCTCAAAGTGTGCAATGTCAAGTGGCAAACTGGTTTATGTGCGGTTCTGTGTACAAATTAGCTAAAGAATTATACGGTGATCAAGAAGGCTCCCATGCTACACCTAGTGAAGTTGCTGTCACCCAATATGTTTATCCAGAGGCGATTAAGCAAGTACCCCTTTCTCCAGAAGTTGGAACTGGACACAAGATTTATAGTGCAGCAAACTTTAGATTGCGCTACCCAGATGGACGCATGGGTTCAAATCCGGCCTTAGCTACACCAGAACATGGTAAGCAGTTTTATGAATTAGCGGTGAAGGAACTCAGCAATGGGTATTTAGAATTTTTGAACGCAGAATAA
- a CDS encoding ATP-binding protein, with product MRSWLHSIFLSSLRTRLVFLVLLAVVPALGLIIYSASEQRRTATVEAQQNTLQLVRLAANNQRQVVESTRQLLTILAQLPIVRQGNSPECDRLLTDLLKQYPTYTAFDVLDAQGKNICHAIPNNSINLVDQASFQRAVKTRKFAVGDYQIVRGSKKATLNFAYPVIDKLGQVKVVLNATLDLAELNNLAAQVKLPPGSVLSVVNKQGRLLVRYPDSQKWVGTFLIKDAFEQMKLAQGEGTYEFTSLDGITRVFAFMPLGDDPLNPDAYIRVGLPVSTVLAKANKLLVRNLLWLGVVTVLALIAAWVGGDIFLLRQMKLLVETAQKLGAGELNARTGISNKSGELGQLAGAIDEMAAALQTREGAIAALNQDMKTLFDLIPIGILVAQDAEFRHITANPTFAEILGISPEDNVSYTPINTPRPDYKIFRNGKELRPNEFPLRYAAIHQVEIKGTEIDVIRGDGTVFNMFGYAAPLLDKQGKARGSVAAFVDISDRKQVEKRTRQLMNELQRSEEVLRASEERFQAFMAHSPACAWITDADGCIIYLSPTYYQTFQLTTQDAIGKNIFELYDAEIAQQSLENIRTAVITNQVIEAIEIAPRLDGTIGDFLVYKFPIANPSGETLVGGVAIDVTERRRAEEEREQLLIREQTAREAAEVANRMKDEFLAILSHELRTPLNPILGWTKLLRTRKLDDNKKAIALETIERNAVLQTQLIGDLLDISRILQGKLTLNISAVDLAATIAAAKDTVQLAAEAKEIQIHTEIAPLVKSCMGDSNRLQQVLWNLLTNAVKFTPAGGEVHIKLESVGTYAQIQVSDTGKGINPDFLPYVFDTFRQADSATTRQFGGLGLGLAIVRHIVEMHGGTVSVASLGEGQGATFTVQLPLMINTPEVKPNDTPVADTLDLSGFHILVVDDEEDTRELLVFIMEQCGAQVNAASSATQAWGLLQQLQPDVLVCDIAMPEKDGYTLIRELRASSQQSSQTPALALTAYAGEINQQQALTAGFQKHLAKPVDPDELVRAIASLVKIKSSPTSKPMGGVG from the coding sequence ATGCGCTCCTGGTTACATAGCATATTCTTATCCAGCCTTCGTACTCGTTTGGTCTTTCTTGTTCTTCTAGCGGTTGTACCGGCACTGGGACTGATTATTTACAGTGCTTCTGAACAGAGACGGACGGCAACGGTAGAGGCGCAGCAAAATACATTACAGTTGGTGAGATTGGCTGCTAATAACCAGAGGCAAGTTGTGGAGTCAACCCGCCAACTGCTCACAATATTGGCGCAGTTGCCAATTGTTCGTCAAGGTAACTCCCCAGAGTGCGATCGCTTGCTGACCGATCTTTTAAAGCAGTACCCTACTTACACTGCTTTTGATGTGCTTGATGCCCAAGGTAAAAATATTTGTCATGCTATTCCCAATAACTCAATTAATTTAGTAGACCAAGCATCTTTCCAACGTGCCGTAAAAACCCGCAAATTTGCCGTTGGTGACTATCAAATTGTTCGTGGTAGCAAAAAAGCTACCCTTAACTTTGCTTACCCTGTTATAGACAAATTAGGGCAGGTTAAAGTTGTGCTGAATGCTACCCTAGATTTAGCTGAGTTGAACAATTTAGCGGCGCAAGTGAAACTACCTCCAGGCTCAGTTCTGAGTGTTGTTAACAAACAAGGTAGGCTTTTAGTCCGCTATCCTGACTCACAAAAGTGGGTAGGAACATTTTTAATCAAGGATGCCTTCGAGCAAATGAAATTGGCTCAGGGTGAAGGCACATATGAATTTACTAGCTTAGATGGTATTACCCGCGTCTTTGCTTTTATGCCGTTGGGAGATGATCCGCTCAACCCTGATGCCTACATTCGAGTGGGACTGCCTGTATCTACGGTATTGGCTAAGGCGAATAAGCTATTAGTGCGAAATTTACTCTGGTTGGGTGTGGTGACTGTTTTGGCGTTAATTGCTGCTTGGGTAGGTGGCGATATCTTCTTATTACGTCAAATGAAATTGCTGGTAGAGACAGCGCAAAAACTTGGTGCGGGAGAACTGAACGCACGTACTGGAATCAGTAATAAATCAGGAGAACTCGGACAACTCGCTGGTGCTATCGACGAAATGGCAGCAGCACTGCAAACGCGGGAGGGAGCGATCGCGGCTTTAAACCAAGATATGAAAACTCTGTTCGATCTGATTCCTATTGGGATTCTGGTGGCTCAAGATGCAGAATTTCGACACATCACAGCCAACCCCACATTTGCGGAGATTTTAGGTATATCTCCTGAAGATAACGTTTCCTACACACCAATTAATACACCTCGTCCAGACTACAAAATCTTTCGCAATGGCAAGGAACTCAGACCGAATGAATTTCCTTTGCGCTACGCTGCCATTCATCAGGTAGAAATCAAAGGCACAGAGATTGATGTTATCCGTGGTGATGGCACTGTTTTCAATATGTTTGGTTATGCGGCTCCCTTACTCGATAAACAGGGTAAAGCCAGAGGATCAGTAGCAGCATTTGTAGATATTAGCGATCGCAAACAAGTAGAAAAACGCACACGTCAGTTAATGAATGAACTTCAGCGATCGGAAGAGGTGTTAAGAGCTAGCGAAGAACGCTTTCAAGCCTTTATGGCTCATAGCCCTGCCTGTGCTTGGATCACTGATGCAGATGGATGTATTATTTACCTAAGCCCCACTTATTATCAAACATTCCAGCTAACCACTCAAGATGCAATTGGGAAAAATATATTTGAGTTGTATGATGCCGAGATTGCCCAACAATCTCTAGAAAACATTAGGACGGCAGTTATTACCAATCAAGTGATAGAGGCGATTGAAATTGCCCCGCGTTTAGATGGTACGATTGGCGACTTTCTCGTGTATAAATTCCCCATTGCCAATCCGTCGGGAGAAACATTGGTAGGAGGGGTAGCTATTGATGTCACTGAACGCAGACGCGCCGAAGAAGAACGGGAACAGTTACTGATCCGTGAGCAAACAGCGAGGGAAGCAGCAGAAGTCGCCAACCGGATGAAAGATGAATTTCTGGCCATCTTATCCCATGAATTGCGGACTCCCCTCAATCCTATTCTTGGCTGGACAAAGCTTTTGCGGACTCGGAAGCTAGATGATAATAAAAAAGCGATCGCTTTAGAAACCATCGAACGGAACGCTGTATTGCAAACTCAACTCATCGGCGACTTATTAGATATTTCTCGCATCTTGCAAGGTAAATTAACACTCAACATCAGTGCAGTTGATTTAGCTGCAACCATTGCAGCTGCTAAGGACACAGTACAACTCGCCGCCGAAGCCAAAGAGATTCAAATTCACACCGAAATCGCACCTTTAGTCAAGTCTTGCATGGGTGATTCCAATCGCCTGCAACAAGTTTTGTGGAATTTGCTCACCAATGCAGTCAAATTTACTCCTGCTGGTGGAGAGGTGCATATCAAACTAGAATCTGTGGGCACTTATGCTCAAATACAAGTCAGTGATACTGGTAAGGGAATTAATCCTGATTTTTTGCCTTATGTCTTCGATACATTTCGTCAAGCAGATAGCGCCACAACCCGACAGTTTGGCGGCTTAGGATTAGGATTGGCTATTGTGCGTCACATCGTCGAGATGCATGGTGGTACAGTATCTGTAGCCAGTCTGGGAGAAGGACAGGGAGCAACCTTTACAGTGCAATTACCGCTCATGATCAACACACCAGAAGTCAAGCCTAATGACACTCCAGTAGCAGATACTTTAGATTTGAGTGGCTTCCATATCTTAGTAGTCGATGATGAAGAAGATACACGGGAACTACTTGTATTTATCATGGAACAATGTGGTGCCCAGGTGAACGCAGCATCATCAGCAACTCAAGCATGGGGATTATTACAACAGTTACAGCCGGATGTTTTAGTGTGTGACATTGCCATGCCAGAAAAAGATGGGTATACCTTGATACGTGAACTGCGAGCATCATCACAACAAAGTTCACAGACTCCGGCGCTGGCTTTGACGGCTTATGCAGGTGAAATTAATCAACAACAAGCCCTAACGGCAGGGTTTCAAAAGCATCTAGCCAAACCAGTAGATCCAGATGAATTAGTCAGAGCGATCGCCAGTTTAGTTAAAATAAAAAGCAGTCCCACATCCAAACCGATGGGCGGTGTGGGATGA
- the gorA gene encoding glutathione-disulfide reductase, which produces MTYDYDLLVIGAGSGGIATARRAAEYGAKVGVVEFDRLGGTCVNRGCVPKKLMVYASRFPDQFAEAVGYGWSPVESSLDWEKMITAVNNEVTRLNGIYQQMLDKSKVEILQGYGKFVDTHTIAVGERQVTADKILIAVGGHPIRPNILGIEHAITSDDIFNLKEQPKRIVILGGGYIGSEFACVLNGLGTEVTQVIRGDKILRGFDDDLRSEIQEAMGKHGIRILNNIQLIAIEKDAAGVKVTVRGEEGTEETVVADAVSLAAVGRKPSTHNLGLENTGVKLHDGAVVVDQYSRTADENIYAVGDCTNKINLTPVAINEGRALADTVFGGKSRTMSYDNVPTAIFTTPEAATVGLTEAEAREKYGDAVKIYRSRFRSMYYTLPGKEEKTLMKLVVNEKTDKVLGAHMVGKDAAEIIQGVAIAIKMGATKANFDATVGIHPSSAEEFVTMR; this is translated from the coding sequence ATGACTTACGATTATGACTTATTAGTAATTGGTGCAGGCTCTGGTGGGATTGCCACCGCGAGACGGGCAGCAGAATACGGTGCTAAAGTAGGGGTTGTGGAATTTGACCGCTTAGGTGGCACCTGCGTCAATCGTGGCTGTGTCCCCAAAAAGTTGATGGTTTACGCCTCTCGGTTTCCCGATCAGTTTGCAGAAGCTGTAGGCTATGGCTGGAGTCCCGTTGAGAGTTCACTGGATTGGGAAAAGATGATTACGGCGGTCAACAATGAGGTGACTCGTCTAAATGGGATTTATCAACAGATGTTAGATAAATCCAAAGTAGAAATCTTGCAAGGATACGGTAAGTTTGTTGATACCCATACGATCGCAGTTGGCGAACGCCAAGTCACAGCAGACAAAATTTTGATTGCTGTGGGTGGACATCCCATTAGACCGAATATTTTGGGTATTGAACATGCCATCACTTCCGATGATATTTTTAACCTCAAAGAACAACCCAAACGCATAGTAATTTTGGGGGGAGGTTACATCGGTTCAGAATTCGCCTGCGTCCTCAATGGATTGGGTACAGAAGTCACCCAGGTAATTCGTGGGGACAAAATTTTGCGTGGTTTTGATGACGATTTGCGCTCAGAAATTCAGGAAGCTATGGGTAAACATGGCATTCGCATCCTCAACAACATCCAACTGATTGCGATTGAGAAAGATGCAGCAGGCGTGAAGGTGACAGTCCGGGGAGAAGAAGGAACAGAGGAAACTGTCGTTGCAGATGCGGTGAGTTTGGCGGCGGTTGGTCGCAAACCCAGCACACACAATTTGGGTTTAGAAAATACCGGAGTTAAGCTCCACGATGGAGCCGTAGTTGTGGATCAATACAGCCGCACAGCTGACGAGAATATCTATGCAGTGGGAGACTGCACCAACAAAATCAACCTGACACCAGTAGCAATTAATGAAGGCAGGGCGTTAGCTGATACCGTGTTTGGTGGTAAGTCTCGCACCATGAGTTACGACAATGTGCCCACAGCCATTTTCACAACACCAGAAGCGGCAACCGTAGGACTGACAGAAGCAGAAGCCAGAGAGAAATATGGTGATGCGGTGAAAATCTATCGCAGCCGCTTTCGATCCATGTATTACACATTACCTGGTAAAGAGGAAAAAACCCTAATGAAGCTAGTGGTTAATGAAAAAACCGATAAGGTATTGGGCGCACACATGGTCGGCAAAGATGCTGCTGAAATTATACAAGGAGTAGCGATCGCCATCAAAATGGGTGCAACCAAAGCTAACTTTGATGCCACTGTGGGTATTCATCCTAGTTCGGCGGAAGAGTTTGTCACGATGCGGTAG